In a genomic window of Mercenaria mercenaria strain notata chromosome 19, MADL_Memer_1, whole genome shotgun sequence:
- the LOC123542140 gene encoding fibrinogen-like protein 1, with the protein MTVLLKMQNSAMEKTVLLLIILNVVGIDCSVSQGVVERIRDLANRVDSGPVLKDEDYAAVIEKLGEIDKTLNVSLGQRDGHVGVTRKTDEVDLTAAEHLGKEFKKVKSASGGEMSEIAKFLEEFTKIEEDLTSIKQYMEKYHMICLNNTDQLDARIEELYEVIESVRKEIIQKQVSLLSELNKTSRLERQEFNAIAEQMAKHVRHIAELSGKKDKTKQSEINTTHSENSDTLVNKPTVQIEQMNLYTSCKHAKIAGSLRNGVYKLRSGLEVVCDQTTDGGGWTVFQRRKNGEVDFYRDWAEYKNGFGDLNGEFWLGNKYLNNITGRGDHGLRIDMEDFDGNKAYTKYSKFKVYPEEDMYKLHVSGYSGNAGNSLKYHNKMAFTTFDDDNDNYKFGNCARQHRGAWWYDYCYYSNLNGQYFNKFLEPINVGIIWLDWKQVTLKSTEMKFR; encoded by the coding sequence ATGACCGTTTTACTCAAAATGCAGAATTCTGCCATGGAGAAGACTGTGCTtttattaatcattttaaatgttGTTGGAATTGATTGTTCCGTTTCTCAGGGTGTTGTAGAAAGAATTAGAGATTTGGCAAATAGAGTCGATTCCGGACCAGTTCTAAAAGATGAAGATTACGCTGCCGTCATTGAGAAACTGGGTGAAATCGATAAAACATTGAACGTGTCTCTTGGACAGAGAGATGGCCATGTTGGTGTGACTCGAAAAACAGATGAAGTGGACCTGACAGCAGCAGAACATTTAGGAAAAGAGTTCAAGAAAGTTAAATCAGCTTCTGGTGGTGAAATGTCAGAAATAGCAAAATTCCTTGAAGAATTTACGAAAATCGAAGAAGACTTGACTTCAATAAAACAATACATGGAAAAATACCATATGATATGTTTAAACAATACTGATCAGCTGGATGCGCGTATAGAAGAACTATATGAGGTTATTGAAAGTGTCAGAAAGGAAATAATTCAGAAACAGGTATCTTTGCTTTCTGAGCTGAATAAAACGTCTAGACTTGAGAGGCAAGAATTTAATGCTATAGCAGAACAAATGGCAAAGCATGTGCGACATATTGCTGAACTATCTGGTAAGAAGGATAAAACTAAGCAATCGGAAATAAACACCACACATTCCGAAAACAGTGATACGTTAGTAAACAAACCTACCGTTCAAATTGAACAAATGAATCTTTACACATCTTGCAAACATGCAAAAATTGCCGGAAGTTTAAGAAACGGCGTCTATAAGCTACGAAGTGGACTCGAGGTCGTCTGTGACCAGACCACAGACGGAGGGGGGTGGACCGTGTTCCAGAGAAGAAAGAATGGTGAGGTCGACTTCTATCGTGACTGGGCTGAATATAAAAATGGTTTTGGTGATCTTAATGGTGAATTCTGGTTAGGGAACAAATATCTGAATAATATCACAGGAAGAGGTGATCACGGGCTGAGAATTGATATGGAAGATTTTGACGGAAATAAGGCATATACTAAATACAGTAAGTTCAAGGTATACCCGGAAGAAGACATGTACAAACTGCATGTGAGCGGATACAGCGGAAATGCCGGAAATTCCCTTAAGTATCACAACAAAATGGCGTTTACAACGTTCGATGATGACAACGATAATTACAAATTTGGAAATTGTGCTAGACAACACCGTGGTGCCTGGTGGTACGACTATTGTTACTATTCGAACCTCAATGgccaatattttaataaatttcttgAGCCAATTAACGTAGGAATCATATGGTTAGACTGGAAACAAGTAACTTTAAaaagtacagaaatgaaatttcgtTAA